In one Pseudomonadales bacterium genomic region, the following are encoded:
- a CDS encoding DUF1232 domain-containing protein has protein sequence MRRGVWAQWASALKKNTYALYLASRHPKVSALAKIMIVMVLAYALSPIDLIPDFIPVIGYLDDILLLPIGIWLAIRLIPQNIWLECQKAAQEQTRELPKNRLAAAIIIIIWLLLVVGFMVWLLPLMAGVNGTW, from the coding sequence ATGAGGCGTGGGGTGTGGGCGCAGTGGGCAAGCGCTTTAAAGAAAAATACTTACGCGCTTTATCTGGCGTCACGTCATCCAAAGGTATCAGCGTTGGCAAAAATCATGATTGTTATGGTGCTGGCGTACGCTTTAAGCCCCATCGACTTGATTCCAGATTTTATTCCGGTAATTGGGTATCTGGATGATATTCTATTGCTGCCAATAGGCATTTGGCTGGCAATAAGGCTTATCCCTCAAAATATTTGGCTGGAGTGCCAGAAGGCAGCACAGGAGCAAACCAGAGAGTTGCCGAAAAACCGGCTAGCCGCTGCCATTATTATCATTATTTGGCTTTTATTAGTGGTTGGCTTTATGGTTTGGCTGCTGCCGCTAATGGCTGGTGTCAACGGTACCTGGTAA
- the hda gene encoding DnaA regulatory inactivator Hda, which produces MANGLSGAEPQQLSLPVRLNDQATFDNFCCVESHLHQQIIELLKGGNVPLSERSVLLWGKPGSGVSHLLQAACQHARSRERQAQYLPLRDLLEFPPQPLFDNLEQLDLICLDDIQSLAGDTQWQQAVFDLYNRVRDSGGQLLMGAENPPNHLGLTLADLESRLGWGPVFQLPELDDDQKAIVIQFRAARRGMEFADEPVRYLITHSGRGMSELMSKLDTLEQLAIHEKRKLTIPFLKKTFGW; this is translated from the coding sequence ATGGCTAATGGTCTGTCTGGCGCTGAACCTCAGCAGTTAAGCCTGCCTGTGCGTCTTAATGATCAGGCGACGTTTGATAATTTTTGTTGTGTCGAGAGTCATCTCCACCAGCAGATTATTGAGTTGCTTAAAGGTGGCAACGTGCCACTGAGTGAGCGTTCTGTTTTATTGTGGGGTAAACCGGGAAGCGGTGTTTCCCATCTGTTGCAGGCAGCCTGTCAGCATGCCAGAAGCCGGGAGCGCCAGGCTCAATATCTTCCTCTCAGAGACCTGCTGGAGTTCCCGCCGCAGCCATTGTTTGACAACCTGGAACAACTGGACCTGATTTGTCTTGACGACATACAGAGTCTGGCGGGTGACACTCAGTGGCAGCAGGCAGTATTTGATCTTTATAACCGGGTTCGCGACAGTGGCGGTCAATTACTGATGGGTGCCGAAAATCCGCCGAATCATCTGGGGCTGACACTTGCCGATCTGGAGTCGCGTTTGGGCTGGGGGCCGGTCTTCCAGCTACCCGAACTGGATGATGATCAGAAAGCCATCGTCATCCAGTTCCGGGCTGCGCGCCGAGGTATGGAGTTTGCCGATGAGCCAGTCAGATATTTAATCACACATTCTGGCAGGGGTATGAGCGAACTGATGAGTAAGCTCGATACATTGGAACAGTTGGCCATACATGAAAAGCGCAAGCTGACAATACCGTTTTTAAAGAAGACGTTTGGGTGGTGA
- a CDS encoding GNAT family N-acetyltransferase — MAELRPHLKREEFLRQVRDMEADGYQLAYLKGDGAVVAVAGYRVSSNLFMGKHLYVDDLVTSSTVRSKGYGEVMMAWLRDQAVNAACHYLHLDSGTHRDQAHKFYFRQGLTIASYHFSEKLNVL, encoded by the coding sequence ATGGCGGAGCTTCGCCCACACCTTAAACGCGAAGAATTCCTGCGACAGGTTAGAGATATGGAAGCGGATGGCTATCAACTGGCTTATCTTAAAGGTGACGGGGCAGTTGTCGCTGTAGCCGGATATCGGGTTTCTTCAAATTTGTTTATGGGTAAGCATCTTTACGTAGATGATTTGGTCACTTCAAGTACCGTGCGTTCAAAAGGGTATGGAGAAGTAATGATGGCTTGGTTGCGAGACCAGGCTGTCAATGCAGCGTGCCATTACCTCCATCTGGATTCGGGTACGCATAGAGATCAGGCCCATAAATTTTATTTTAGGCAAGGCCTTACTATTGCTAGCTATCATTTCAGTGAAAAACTAAATGTTTTATAA
- a CDS encoding DUF3024 domain-containing protein, with the protein MAISEFEEKRCEREVKKFMEAKRPPPHVRNQLDFGYRIENQSVEMFEIRPEWGNPEKIMQIPFAKATYVKKAKIWKIYWQRQDLKWHSYQPVPEVEFLEDFLAVVSEDKHGCFFG; encoded by the coding sequence ATGGCAATAAGTGAATTTGAAGAAAAAAGATGTGAGCGTGAAGTAAAGAAATTTATGGAAGCTAAGCGGCCTCCACCTCACGTAAGGAATCAGCTTGATTTTGGTTATCGTATCGAAAATCAGAGTGTCGAGATGTTCGAAATAAGGCCGGAATGGGGTAATCCAGAAAAAATAATGCAAATCCCGTTTGCCAAAGCCACTTATGTGAAAAAAGCAAAGATATGGAAGATTTACTGGCAGCGGCAAGATTTAAAATGGCATTCCTATCAGCCGGTTCCTGAAGTAGAGTTCTTAGAAGATTTTTTGGCTGTTGTGAGTGAGGACAAGCATGGGTGCTTCTTCGGATAG
- the nhaA gene encoding Na+/H+ antiporter NhaA: MQNQTGSPISEFLRDFQKMESAGGILLFISAVLALICANTPLVAYYELLLSTPVEIRVGALEIAKPLLLWVNDGLMALFFFLVGLELKRELVEGELADKRNIILPGVGAIGGMLAPALIYLYFNSENSVAQKGWAIPAATDIAFALGVLSLLGSRVPVSLKIFLTSLAIFDDIGAIIIIAFFYTSKISVTALVIVALCIPILAQFNRRNVVSKSPYILIGIVMWIATLKSGVHATLAGVVLAMFIPIRDKNDASISPLKYLEHDLHPIVAFFVLPVFAFANAGINFTGLTADQVLHGVPIGIALGLFFGKQIGVFGLCWLTIKLNLTRLPNGMNWRSLYGTAALCGIGFTMSLFIGSLAFEETGVNLFFDERLGIILGSLASGLVGYFLLRSSLKERV; the protein is encoded by the coding sequence ATGCAAAATCAGACCGGTTCACCTATCTCGGAGTTTTTAAGGGATTTTCAAAAAATGGAGAGTGCTGGCGGCATTCTCCTTTTTATATCAGCTGTGCTGGCATTAATCTGCGCCAACACCCCGCTCGTCGCCTACTACGAACTGTTGCTGTCAACACCTGTAGAAATACGTGTTGGCGCATTGGAAATTGCCAAACCCCTGCTACTGTGGGTAAACGATGGTCTGATGGCGCTGTTTTTCTTCCTCGTTGGCCTTGAACTGAAAAGAGAACTGGTAGAAGGCGAGCTGGCCGATAAACGCAATATCATTTTACCAGGCGTTGGTGCCATCGGCGGCATGTTGGCCCCCGCCCTGATTTACCTCTACTTCAATAGCGAGAATAGCGTTGCGCAAAAAGGCTGGGCAATTCCTGCAGCAACCGATATCGCTTTTGCGCTGGGTGTGTTATCGCTTTTGGGTTCCAGAGTACCCGTATCACTTAAGATTTTTCTCACCTCCCTGGCTATCTTCGATGACATCGGCGCAATTATCATCATCGCCTTTTTTTACACCTCTAAAATTTCCGTTACCGCATTAGTTATCGTGGCCTTGTGTATCCCCATCCTGGCACAATTTAACCGCCGCAATGTCGTTTCCAAAAGCCCTTATATACTGATTGGCATCGTTATGTGGATCGCCACACTGAAATCAGGCGTGCATGCCACCCTCGCCGGCGTCGTACTCGCCATGTTTATCCCCATACGCGATAAAAATGATGCCAGTATCTCCCCGCTGAAATATCTTGAACACGACCTGCACCCCATTGTCGCCTTCTTTGTATTGCCTGTATTTGCCTTTGCCAATGCAGGCATCAACTTCACCGGTTTAACTGCCGATCAGGTTTTACACGGTGTGCCAATAGGCATCGCTCTAGGGTTGTTCTTTGGCAAGCAAATTGGTGTTTTTGGACTCTGCTGGCTAACCATAAAACTTAACCTTACCCGTCTCCCAAACGGGATGAACTGGCGCTCGCTCTACGGCACAGCAGCCCTTTGCGGCATTGGCTTTACCATGAGTTTATTTATCGGTTCACTGGCATTCGAAGAAACCGGCGTCAACCTGTTCTTCGACGAAAGACTGGGCATTATCCTCGGTTCACTGGCCTCGGGGCTGGTCGGTTACTTTCTGCTTCGCAGCAGTCTTAAAGAACGCGTCTAA
- the purM gene encoding phosphoribosylformylglycinamidine cyclo-ligase, translated as MSDNSPSNTANAPSRKSSPAASLSYKDAGVDIDAGNALVDRIKNVAAKTRRPEVMAGLGGFGALFNLPTGYKEPVLVSGTDGVGTKLRLAMELGIHNTIGIDLVAMCVNDLIVCGAEPLFFLDYYATGKLNVDMAAAVVEGIGAGCQLSGCSLVGGETAEMPGMYEGDDYDLAGFCVGIVEKSELIDGSAVHVGDTLIGLGSSGPHSNGYSLIRKIIEISGTDIHSEKLGDTSLAEALLAPTRIYVKSLQALIGHAHVPVHAIAHITGGGLLENIPRVLPENAKAVIDVTSWQQPDVFNWLQEKGNVDATEMYRTFNCGVGMIVCVPANVAETALEVFKLTGEKAFIIGSIEHAKPDEEQVILQGL; from the coding sequence ATGTCTGACAACTCTCCTTCAAATACAGCAAATGCCCCTTCTCGAAAATCTTCACCTGCTGCTTCCTTAAGCTATAAAGACGCAGGTGTTGATATTGACGCGGGTAACGCCCTTGTTGACCGTATAAAAAACGTAGCCGCTAAAACTCGCCGCCCTGAAGTGATGGCAGGACTGGGTGGCTTTGGCGCTCTGTTTAACTTGCCCACCGGCTATAAAGAGCCCGTATTGGTATCGGGTACCGATGGTGTTGGCACCAAGTTGCGACTGGCGATGGAACTGGGTATACACAACACCATTGGCATTGATCTCGTCGCCATGTGTGTTAATGATCTTATTGTCTGCGGTGCCGAACCACTGTTTTTCCTCGACTATTATGCAACCGGCAAGCTCAATGTCGATATGGCTGCGGCCGTCGTTGAAGGCATTGGCGCTGGGTGCCAGTTGTCTGGCTGCTCGCTGGTAGGCGGCGAAACCGCTGAAATGCCTGGCATGTACGAAGGCGACGACTATGATCTGGCCGGATTCTGCGTAGGAATCGTGGAAAAATCCGAATTGATTGACGGCAGTGCTGTTCATGTGGGCGATACCCTGATAGGTCTTGGCTCAAGCGGCCCTCACTCGAACGGTTATTCACTGATACGTAAAATCATTGAAATTTCAGGCACAGATATTCACAGCGAAAAACTCGGCGATACTTCCTTGGCAGAAGCTTTGCTGGCACCAACCCGGATTTACGTAAAGTCCCTGCAAGCGCTGATCGGTCACGCCCACGTGCCAGTTCACGCCATTGCTCATATTACTGGCGGAGGCCTACTGGAGAATATTCCCCGTGTTCTGCCCGAAAATGCCAAAGCGGTTATCGATGTCACGTCCTGGCAGCAACCTGACGTATTTAACTGGTTGCAGGAAAAGGGCAATGTAGATGCCACAGAAATGTACCGTACGTTTAACTGCGGCGTAGGCATGATTGTCTGCGTACCTGCCAATGTCGCAGAAACGGCCCTGGAAGTATTCAAACTGACAGGTGAAAAAGCCTTTATTATCGGCTCTATTGAGCACGCAAAACCTGATGAAGAACAGGTTATTCTGCAAGGTTTGTAA
- a CDS encoding SirB2 family protein, which yields MYLTIKYAHIGFALISINLFVFRAALSIMGAPLLQNRWLKVLPHLNDTLLLSAAIYLMIAVGQYPFVNHWLTAKVVALLVYIGLGMVTLKYAKSTLSKLVFALLSISVFGFILWAAVTRLGSI from the coding sequence ATGTATCTCACTATCAAATACGCCCATATCGGCTTCGCGCTGATCAGCATCAACCTGTTCGTTTTCAGGGCCGCACTCTCGATAATGGGAGCACCTTTACTGCAAAATCGCTGGTTGAAAGTGTTGCCACATCTCAACGACACGCTGCTGCTGTCGGCGGCCATTTATCTAATGATCGCTGTCGGGCAATACCCTTTTGTGAATCACTGGTTGACGGCCAAGGTAGTCGCGCTGCTGGTGTATATTGGTCTGGGTATGGTGACGCTGAAATACGCGAAGAGCACTTTGTCAAAACTGGTCTTCGCGCTTCTTTCTATCAGCGTATTCGGTTTTATTCTCTGGGCAGCGGTCACCCGGCTGGGATCGATATAG
- a CDS encoding dCTP deaminase: protein MSIKSDKWITRMSQEHGMIEPFQGSQVRQPDPNGQKVISYGVSSYGYDVRCADEFKIFTNIHSKTVDPKNFDNDAFVDVKGEYCIIPPNSFALARTVEYFRIPRSVLTICLGKSTYARCGIIVNVTPLEPEWEGHVTLEFSNTTNLPAKIYANEGVAQMLFFESDEVCEISYADRGGKYQGQTGVTLPQA, encoded by the coding sequence ATGTCTATCAAATCCGATAAGTGGATTACCCGTATGTCGCAAGAGCACGGCATGATTGAGCCCTTTCAGGGCAGTCAGGTTCGCCAGCCTGACCCCAATGGTCAAAAAGTGATTTCCTACGGTGTTTCCAGTTACGGCTACGATGTACGTTGTGCTGATGAATTCAAAATTTTCACCAATATCCACTCCAAAACAGTTGATCCCAAAAATTTTGACAACGATGCTTTTGTTGATGTGAAAGGGGAATACTGCATTATTCCACCAAACTCTTTTGCACTGGCTCGCACCGTTGAGTACTTCCGGATTCCTCGCAGTGTTTTGACCATTTGCCTGGGTAAATCAACTTATGCCCGTTGCGGCATTATTGTTAACGTGACGCCGCTTGAACCCGAGTGGGAAGGGCATGTAACGCTGGAATTTTCCAATACGACTAACCTGCCAGCAAAAATCTATGCCAACGAAGGGGTGGCACAGATGCTGTTTTTTGAATCAGACGAAGTTTGCGAGATTTCCTATGCTGATCGAGGCGGGAAGTATCAGGGGCAAACGGGGGTTACTTTGCCTCAGGCCTGA
- a CDS encoding DUF3014 domain-containing protein, which translates to MNNFDKNMAEPEKQARKGSLVIASLIVVALIGTVIFAFMKPDEEPEDVPESQLKEGWYDEVLSHLPPEPEIPEQAPEETPPAAPAIVLPSLDDSDALAQEQITQLNPSHQLLPWLGIEHIIRRAVTVANGLGEGVILGKLLKVPGPKGQFRADKTAIKAGDKTEPQYWISKDNYQRYEYLVNVITSADKARLIDTYRLLHPLMETAYGELGVPDRTFDEVVINAMDQILAAPKLDAPAQLKLTSVTYTFVDPTLESLPPIQKLLIRMGPENTRKIQQAVQELRAQILSKGGALGQKSDQ; encoded by the coding sequence ATGAACAACTTCGATAAAAACATGGCTGAACCTGAAAAACAGGCTCGCAAAGGCAGTCTGGTGATTGCCTCCCTGATCGTTGTAGCGCTAATCGGCACGGTAATTTTCGCTTTCATGAAACCCGATGAGGAGCCCGAAGACGTACCGGAAAGTCAGTTGAAGGAAGGCTGGTACGATGAGGTTCTCAGCCATCTGCCGCCAGAGCCCGAAATACCCGAACAGGCCCCTGAGGAAACTCCACCAGCTGCACCAGCCATCGTACTGCCTTCCCTCGATGACAGCGATGCTCTGGCACAGGAACAGATAACCCAGCTTAACCCTTCACACCAGCTGTTACCCTGGCTGGGTATTGAACATATTATTCGCCGCGCTGTTACTGTTGCTAATGGACTTGGGGAAGGTGTTATTCTCGGCAAACTGTTAAAAGTTCCTGGCCCCAAAGGGCAGTTCCGTGCAGATAAAACAGCAATTAAAGCTGGCGATAAGACAGAACCGCAGTACTGGATCAGCAAAGATAACTACCAGCGTTACGAATATCTGGTGAATGTGATTACCAGTGCTGATAAAGCCCGGCTGATTGACACCTACCGCTTGCTCCACCCACTCATGGAAACCGCATACGGCGAGCTGGGTGTGCCCGATCGCACTTTCGACGAAGTGGTCATCAACGCGATGGATCAGATTCTTGCAGCACCAAAACTGGATGCTCCGGCTCAACTGAAACTGACATCCGTCACCTACACCTTTGTTGATCCGACACTGGAGTCATTGCCACCTATACAGAAACTGCTGATTCGTATGGGGCCAGAAAACACCCGAAAGATACAACAGGCAGTACAGGAACTGCGCGCACAGATATTAAGCAAAGGCGGCGCACTCGGGCAAAAATCTGACCAGTAA
- a CDS encoding DUF2066 domain-containing protein, giving the protein MTKLLFSRLSQVAVLLIFMIPMMGYSVQVEDIYLAQVPVSDQSEAARDMAVKEGLSQVLVKVSGSSLVLQQAGVQKALARARRYVSEVGYSKIVVPGSDQPVSALSVRYAQPQVDRLLRREQLQVWPASRPELLVWLVIDTADAGKHFLEAEQYPEMARNLEFHMARRSAPLRWPLLDLQDRLAVPVDQAWQFNDEVLKSAAARYESENWLVIRLYQTSQGEWRGTSWLNSMGKTRLQGFAEPEVEALIARAVDHAVDNMAANYAFIPQLRDEPVVLLLENIVSFNDFNNVRAYLEALEVVREVKIQSVESDRLSLQLLVDGDVQLLLDTLLRDPRFSEVESYGVTAVNQYRFRWSSR; this is encoded by the coding sequence ATGACAAAACTTTTATTCAGCAGACTGTCACAAGTGGCTGTGTTGTTGATTTTCATGATCCCGATGATGGGCTATAGCGTGCAGGTTGAGGATATTTATCTTGCACAGGTGCCTGTGTCTGACCAAAGCGAGGCGGCTCGAGACATGGCCGTGAAAGAAGGCTTATCGCAAGTGCTGGTCAAAGTTTCAGGCAGCAGCCTTGTTTTACAACAGGCCGGGGTTCAGAAAGCCCTTGCCAGGGCCCGGCGCTATGTTTCCGAAGTAGGGTACAGCAAAATTGTGGTGCCGGGTTCTGACCAGCCGGTGTCTGCGTTATCGGTCCGATATGCGCAGCCACAGGTAGACAGGTTGCTGAGGCGAGAGCAACTGCAGGTATGGCCTGCTTCGCGGCCGGAGCTGCTGGTCTGGCTGGTGATTGATACTGCTGATGCAGGCAAACACTTTCTTGAGGCAGAACAATACCCTGAAATGGCCCGGAATCTGGAGTTCCATATGGCGCGCCGCAGTGCGCCACTCCGATGGCCACTGCTGGACTTGCAGGACCGGCTGGCAGTGCCGGTGGATCAGGCATGGCAATTCAATGACGAAGTATTAAAGAGCGCTGCCGCGCGCTACGAATCGGAAAACTGGTTGGTTATCCGGCTCTATCAGACATCGCAGGGTGAGTGGCGTGGCACAAGCTGGCTAAACAGTATGGGCAAGACACGGCTACAAGGCTTTGCCGAACCGGAAGTAGAGGCGCTGATCGCCAGAGCAGTTGATCACGCGGTGGATAATATGGCAGCCAATTACGCATTCATTCCCCAGCTTCGTGACGAGCCGGTAGTGTTGTTGCTGGAAAATATTGTGTCATTTAACGACTTCAACAATGTCAGGGCCTATCTTGAGGCGCTCGAGGTGGTGCGAGAAGTGAAGATCCAGTCTGTTGAGAGTGACCGCCTGTCATTACAGTTACTGGTTGACGGAGACGTGCAATTACTACTCGATACACTGCTGCGCGACCCCCGGTTTTCAGAGGTCGAGTCCTACGGTGTGACAGCTGTTAACCAGTATCGGTTTCGCTGGAGTTCAAGGTAA
- a CDS encoding DUF3108 domain-containing protein, producing MSRWFSHLLLLAVSCLISLHSPASDFQLTPYQLIYRASYNGMPIDADRQLQQRPDGSWELATTASNFLASIREQGTFGIDKNGSIRNYGYQYKRSVFGKKKTEDLVYDHANNTATYTSDKKTRQVSLERDYLNRLSYQVQLRRDLASGAKQLEYQVISRGRLKTYLFEKAGEEILETPLGAVRAIRVDRIREDDDRQTALWFAPDLDYLLVKLWQREKDGEEYEISIKDGNSQGISLTEHLNKLSKSMNYEKIAVK from the coding sequence ATGTCGCGCTGGTTTTCTCATCTCCTGCTATTGGCTGTTTCATGCCTGATCAGTCTCCACTCCCCCGCCTCAGACTTCCAACTAACGCCTTATCAGCTGATCTACCGCGCTTCCTATAACGGCATGCCAATTGATGCCGACAGGCAGCTGCAACAACGGCCTGACGGCTCGTGGGAACTGGCGACCACTGCGAGCAACTTTCTGGCCAGCATTCGCGAGCAAGGCACCTTCGGCATTGATAAAAATGGCAGTATCCGCAACTACGGTTACCAATACAAACGCAGTGTTTTTGGCAAAAAGAAAACCGAAGATCTTGTGTATGATCACGCCAACAATACGGCCACCTACACCAGCGACAAGAAAACGCGCCAAGTTTCACTCGAGAGAGATTACCTGAATCGGTTGAGCTATCAGGTACAACTGCGCCGTGATCTTGCCAGTGGTGCCAAACAACTCGAATATCAGGTTATCAGCCGGGGACGACTCAAAACCTATCTCTTTGAAAAAGCCGGTGAGGAAATCCTGGAAACCCCACTGGGAGCAGTGAGGGCCATTCGCGTTGACCGGATTCGGGAAGACGATGACCGACAAACTGCTCTCTGGTTTGCTCCTGACCTGGATTATTTACTGGTCAAACTGTGGCAACGAGAGAAAGATGGAGAAGAATATGAAATATCGATTAAAGACGGTAACAGCCAGGGTATTTCACTGACAGAACACCTAAATAAATTATCTAAATCAATGAATTATGAAAAAATAGCCGTAAAATAA
- a CDS encoding SdiA-regulated domain-containing protein: MGSTFLLAVSLINHLGITLAHTPSGIRQTKIKGKLWLSLLIPGAAFGFVQISLQMPGGYSNRITNNYHLATHPVHIQGVDKNASGITFNPDTETLFVVINSPEKLLELDRNGNVFRQIALVGFHDTEGVVYLGNQQFAIIEERRNTVVLININDDTSTIDRHSQRSLSLPPAGIGNNKGLEGLAADRVNNRLYIVNEKTPRQLLQIDGFIDNSLQLSVSEPWRLEDSAINGRDFAGLHFNNQKNSLLLLSEESRRVYEVDTTGNLIEEISLNKNSSGLTENIPQPEGITLDNQGSLFIISEPNLFYRFDRS; encoded by the coding sequence ATGGGTTCAACCTTCCTTCTGGCAGTCAGCCTGATCAACCACCTCGGTATCACGCTTGCACACACCCCCTCAGGTATTCGGCAAACAAAAATAAAAGGGAAACTCTGGTTATCACTGCTCATTCCCGGCGCCGCATTCGGTTTCGTCCAGATTAGCCTGCAAATGCCCGGCGGATATAGCAACCGGATAACCAACAACTACCATCTGGCTACACACCCCGTTCATATCCAGGGTGTGGACAAAAATGCTTCCGGCATCACGTTTAACCCCGATACCGAAACGCTGTTCGTTGTCATTAACTCACCCGAAAAATTACTGGAGCTGGATCGCAACGGCAATGTTTTTCGCCAGATTGCTCTGGTCGGTTTTCACGATACTGAAGGCGTCGTTTATTTAGGCAATCAGCAGTTTGCCATTATTGAAGAACGCCGCAACACGGTAGTATTAATCAACATTAACGATGACACCTCCACCATTGATCGCCACAGCCAAAGAAGTCTGTCACTTCCTCCTGCCGGAATCGGAAATAACAAAGGGCTGGAAGGCCTTGCTGCAGATCGCGTCAACAACCGCCTCTATATTGTCAACGAAAAAACCCCCAGGCAGCTGCTGCAAATTGACGGTTTCATAGACAACAGTTTGCAATTGTCTGTCTCCGAACCCTGGCGTCTGGAAGACAGCGCAATCAATGGTCGGGATTTTGCCGGTCTGCACTTTAACAACCAGAAAAACAGCCTGCTATTATTGAGCGAAGAGTCCAGACGCGTATATGAAGTGGACACTACCGGTAATCTAATTGAAGAAATATCCCTCAACAAAAATTCTTCAGGCCTGACAGAAAACATTCCCCAACCGGAAGGAATTACACTCGATAACCAGGGCAGCCTGTTCATTATCAGTGAACCCAACCTCTTCTACCGCTTTGACCGTAGCTGA
- the purN gene encoding phosphoribosylglycinamide formyltransferase, translated as MKTATSLQDKPRIVVLISGSGTNLQAFIDAIANGSLHAEISAVISNKNGVKGLQRANSAGIPTEVIDHRAYESRESFDAQLADCIERYQPDLVILAGFMRILTPGFVNRFLGKMLNIHPSLLPKYQGLNTHQRAIEAGDKEAGTTVHFVTPELDGGPIIVQARVPVIPGDNVDSLAARVLLEEHKIYPMAAEWFCQGRLELTTSGVTLDGKRLPTNGCSYA; from the coding sequence ATGAAGACAGCGACTTCACTACAGGATAAACCTCGCATCGTGGTTCTTATTTCTGGTAGTGGCACTAATCTGCAGGCATTTATTGATGCTATAGCAAACGGCTCGCTACATGCTGAAATTTCTGCCGTTATCAGCAATAAGAACGGCGTCAAAGGCCTGCAGCGCGCCAATAGCGCAGGCATTCCCACCGAGGTTATTGATCATCGCGCATACGAAAGCCGTGAAAGTTTCGATGCACAGCTCGCCGATTGCATTGAGCGTTACCAGCCTGACCTGGTCATTCTTGCAGGGTTTATGCGTATTTTGACGCCGGGGTTCGTCAATCGCTTTCTGGGCAAAATGCTCAACATACACCCCTCTTTGTTGCCCAAATATCAAGGCCTCAACACCCATCAGCGGGCTATTGAGGCTGGCGATAAGGAAGCCGGAACCACCGTACATTTTGTCACGCCGGAACTCGACGGCGGCCCCATTATCGTGCAAGCGCGCGTACCTGTAATACCGGGTGATAACGTCGATAGTCTCGCCGCCAGAGTACTGCTGGAAGAGCACAAGATCTATCCCATGGCGGCCGAGTGGTTCTGCCAGGGTCGTCTCGAATTAACAACGTCAGGCGTCACGCTGGATGGAAAAAGGCTACCCACCAATGGTTGCAGCTATGCTTAA
- a CDS encoding CDGSH iron-sulfur domain-containing protein, whose product MTEFTDQSIADTEDTRPQPCLAGREPIEVEVKANKSYWWCSCGQSKKQPFCDGSHKGSHFSPLEWVAEKNGKVAFCTCKQTPNQPLCDGTHCQFNP is encoded by the coding sequence ATGACCGAGTTTACTGATCAGTCAATTGCAGACACCGAAGACACCAGACCACAACCCTGCCTCGCCGGTCGAGAGCCCATTGAGGTTGAAGTCAAAGCAAATAAATCCTACTGGTGGTGCAGCTGCGGGCAAAGTAAAAAACAACCCTTTTGTGATGGTTCTCATAAAGGAAGCCACTTTTCTCCTCTTGAGTGGGTGGCAGAAAAAAACGGTAAAGTCGCTTTCTGTACTTGCAAACAGACGCCAAACCAGCCACTTTGCGATGGTACTCACTGCCAGTTCAACCCATAA